A stretch of DNA from Vulcanisaeta thermophila:
TATGGAGAGCACATGCTTAGCCAGTAACTCACCATCCCTATCCATATCCCCATAAACCTCCTTGGTAATTAATGAGCCCAGGAGGTCATTGGGCGCACCATTAATTATGCTCAGTATGTAAAACCATGTACGTGGGCTCCCCGAATCAATAAGTCCCATTAGTATTCTAGAGCTCCTTAGTAAATTAGCCGTGTCATCATGAACATCCATACCACTTAGTAATTCATTGGTCAATGACTTAGTAAATCTCAGGAGCACCCTCCTCATTAATAGGACGCTAAGGCTGAATATTAACGGCACCAGTAGTATTAGGAAGGGACCCATTAGGGTTGATAGTACGAAAACAGCGGCCGGACCCACAGCGCTAATTCCCACGATCATTGTTATGAGCTTCTCCGTGGAATCCACAGTATCCTGAACCTCACTCCTAATTTTACTTGCCAAGTAATCAAGGTGGCTCATAAACACCACCCATGCCGTGGGTCTTCATGAACCCATTCAATTTATACATGCAGTCATAGGCGTCCAGGCACTCCAGGCTCTTTAGAAATGCCGTTAGTTTATTAATGTGCTCGTTGGGGATTTCCAGGTATCCTGGGTATAATACATTGACAACCCTCCTAACCCGCCCCTCCCTCCCCATAAAAACCAGTGTGAAGGAGTCAAGGTTCACCAGTTCGTCAACGCCGAAGGCCCTTAACCTACCCATTAATGATTCCCTGCTCACGGCATGCGTCGTCCCCATTACCTGCATCCCCGAGTTAATGCCGTGTACTAAGGCCTCGAAATGCTCCCTCTCCCTTAACTCGCCTATTACTAGGATCCCATAACCCCTGTGTAGGGACTTCAGGACCTCATCAACCTTCCCAATTAACGACTTAACCTTAACACTGGGCACTGGCAGGTCCAGGGCCTCGTCAGTCTCGTCAATGTATATCCTCCTTAAGTTCATGGGTAATGTGGCGTCCAGGGCATTTAATAACGTGGTTTTACCACTACCTGGGGGCCCAGCAATTAATAAGTGACTCCCCCTACGAATCGCCAGGATGAGCTTGGCAGCGTTTACTGGGTCTATGGTTCCTAAGCTTATTAGGTCGATTATTGAGAAGGGCTTTTTATGAAGCCTTATATGCACCGCAACACCCTCGGTTAATGGCCACCTATCAACCGTAATCCTCAACTTCCTCCCCAATAGGTTCAGGGAGAACTTACCACTGGGGTTATCAACAGACACCCTAACACCCGATAGATTGGCAAGCTTGAGTAATTGCCTGGCCACACCCTGGTGATCGGCGTTGACCACTCTACATAGTCCATAGCCCTGGTGGTTAATGTACATGGAATCGCTTGTTATGAATATATCCTCAACATCCTCATTAATGAGGGGCGATAGTTCCCCCAGCCCCAGGGAGGCCAGGATTAACCGCTTAATCAACTCCTCATCATCCACGAAACCCCTTAGGAATAACTCCCTAACCTTAATTAACCCATTTAATGAGTACTCGCCCTTGGGCACCACGTGGGAGGTTAGTGCGATCATGTAATTGAGGTAATCATTATCTATCGTTATTAACTCCACAGCAC
This window harbors:
- a CDS encoding ATPase, T2SS/T4P/T4SS family is translated as MSRSTSIAKLIIAHQTLNCLTCNRFGNCQLTRELTNASLRNRLDIYSIELIRECGDFKELMKVINEDGHFMDRLLKKQLIKKLRSRAATFREGLIVSLDGFSLAIPNGELHSGAAYTWRLRHTNDGCAVELITIDNDYLNYMIALTSHVVPKGEYSLNGLIKVRELFLRGFVDDEELIKRLILASLGLGELSPLINEDVEDIFITSDSMYINHQGYGLCRVVNADHQGVARQLLKLANLSGVRVSVDNPSGKFSLNLLGRKLRITVDRWPLTEGVAVHIRLHKKPFSIIDLISLGTIDPVNAAKLILAIRRGSHLLIAGPPGSGKTTLLNALDATLPMNLRRIYIDETDEALDLPVPSVKVKSLIGKVDEVLKSLHRGYGILVIGELREREHFEALVHGINSGMQVMGTTHAVSRESLMGRLRAFGVDELVNLDSFTLVFMGREGRVRRVVNVLYPGYLEIPNEHINKLTAFLKSLECLDAYDCMYKLNGFMKTHGMGGVYEPP